From a single Shewanella denitrificans OS217 genomic region:
- a CDS encoding potassium channel family protein: protein MIDKKTAALKNINAIQPFQLAMMVLSLVSVVLVLTIAFAQLDKETLRLLLMIDTGICVIFLSQFFWGLIKARDKKYFIRHHWIDFIASIPAIEALRIARVFQILRVIRLISMSRSILLPLLKQRRQTTLASLLLAMVLILTLSSVVILLVESGHPEANIHTAEQALWWALVTISTVGYGDYFPTTTLGHVIGALVIVSGVSFFGVISGYMASVFITPEDNERHEAHQENIKSELDQALARMEENQQKMEQNQTQMLAEIASLRQALLTKNQPKDDA, encoded by the coding sequence ATGATAGACAAGAAGACTGCAGCACTTAAAAACATCAATGCTATCCAGCCCTTTCAACTGGCGATGATGGTGCTCTCTTTAGTTTCAGTGGTATTAGTGCTCACCATAGCGTTTGCCCAACTGGATAAAGAAACCCTTAGACTGCTGTTGATGATAGACACAGGCATCTGCGTCATTTTCTTAAGCCAGTTTTTCTGGGGGTTAATCAAAGCTAGAGACAAAAAGTACTTTATCAGACATCATTGGATAGATTTTATCGCCAGTATTCCGGCTATCGAAGCCCTGCGTATCGCCCGAGTGTTTCAAATCCTCAGAGTCATCCGCCTTATCAGCATGAGCCGTTCAATCCTCTTGCCACTACTTAAGCAGCGCAGGCAAACCACCTTAGCAAGCTTATTGCTGGCCATGGTGCTTATTCTCACGTTATCTTCGGTGGTCATCTTGCTGGTCGAGTCAGGTCACCCAGAGGCTAACATACACACGGCTGAGCAAGCCCTTTGGTGGGCGTTAGTGACCATATCCACTGTGGGTTACGGTGATTATTTTCCAACGACCACACTCGGCCACGTGATTGGCGCCTTAGTTATTGTCAGTGGCGTGAGTTTCTTTGGGGTCATTTCAGGTTATATGGCCTCAGTGTTTATTACTCCTGAAGACAATGAACGCCATGAGGCGCACCAAGAAAATATTAAATCAGAGCTAGATCAAGCCCTGGCACGAATGGAAGAAAATCAGCAGAAAATGGAGCAAAACCAAACACAAATGTTGGCAGAAATAGCCAGCCTGCG
- a CDS encoding PspA/IM30 family protein, whose product MGILNKILTAFRGGATEVGQTIVDANSTRIFEQEIRDAEKHLTKAKRELTDVMAKEMQASREVDRLKRSIAEHEGYVTQALEKGNEALAIEVAEKIAQQDQELSEQQSANESFSAHALRLKDLVKKTERQLSDYQRQLSMVKTTESVQRATATITDSFASSNSKLLNAKDSLERIKARQQQFDDRLKASETLAEENSDKSLHAKLAEAGIGEQKSSANAVLDRIKARKG is encoded by the coding sequence ATGGGTATTTTAAATAAGATTCTAACTGCGTTTCGCGGTGGTGCAACCGAAGTTGGCCAAACAATCGTTGACGCTAATTCGACTCGCATTTTTGAACAAGAAATTCGTGATGCCGAGAAACATTTAACCAAGGCAAAGCGTGAACTCACCGACGTGATGGCCAAAGAAATGCAAGCCAGTCGTGAAGTTGACCGCTTAAAACGCAGCATTGCAGAACATGAAGGCTACGTGACTCAAGCCCTAGAGAAAGGCAATGAAGCCTTAGCTATCGAAGTGGCTGAAAAGATTGCTCAACAAGACCAAGAGCTTTCTGAGCAGCAAAGTGCTAATGAGAGTTTCTCAGCCCATGCACTGCGCCTGAAAGATTTAGTGAAAAAGACCGAGCGTCAGCTATCAGACTATCAACGTCAGCTCAGCATGGTAAAGACCACTGAAAGCGTGCAAAGAGCCACAGCGACCATTACTGACTCATTTGCATCGAGCAACTCTAAGCTACTCAATGCTAAAGATTCTCTTGAGCGCATCAAGGCACGTCAGCAGCAATTTGATGACCGCCTAAAAGCCTCTGAAACCTTAGCGGAAGAGAACAGCGACAAGTCATTGCACGCTAAGTTGGCAGAAGCCGGCATTGGCGAGCAAAAATCCAGTGCTAATGCCGTGTTAGATCGCATTAAAGCACGTAAAGGTTAA
- a CDS encoding YjfI family protein encodes MNIHKIASHLNGLGDLSQTGFQFDCYPIDGDVEVLQVNIVGREEIPVFVSVTDNQVLCISYLWGEDEVNQTRRAQMFETMLELNIPMPLSSFAKIDDKYVVYGALSVQSSMEEIEQELAVLSDNCLEVIDELAEFLN; translated from the coding sequence ATGAACATACATAAAATAGCCAGCCACCTTAATGGACTTGGCGATCTAAGCCAGACGGGTTTTCAATTCGATTGCTACCCTATCGATGGTGATGTTGAAGTATTGCAAGTCAATATTGTTGGCCGTGAAGAGATCCCCGTATTTGTTTCTGTCACTGACAACCAAGTGTTATGCATAAGCTATCTGTGGGGTGAGGATGAAGTTAATCAGACCCGCCGCGCACAAATGTTTGAAACTATGTTAGAGCTGAATATTCCTATGCCTTTATCATCTTTCGCCAAGATTGATGACAAGTACGTGGTCTATGGTGCCTTATCGGTACAATCTAGCATGGAAGAAATTGAACAAGAACTGGCAGTATTGTCGGATAACTGTTTAGAAGTTATCGATGAACTTGCCGAATTTTTGAATTAA
- a CDS encoding polyamine aminopropyltransferase: MALGLKNNKTTGISWLDDALLLGIMASLAACGLIYEYLLSHYAGRILGALEAAIYTMIGLMIVSMGFGAFAARKIRCAFTGFVVLELLVALCGSLAIIITAAVIGFGQQFPLMLANTLGLPADHLPDGGFIAKLQNLSEYLPYLWGLILGLMIGMEIPLIARVRQSLSEAHLLHNAGTIYGADYLGAGIGAAIWVAFMLAIDIQLAAALTASVNLLAGLVFIWRFWEQIVRVRLLLALHFVVGLILILLAWQGPSWEQDFNNLLYKDKVVYAKATRFQQLNITERLRGQGLAPVYSLYINGRLQFSSSDEHIYHSFLVHPTLAASARQQKVLIIGGGDGLGLKQVLKWQPEQVVLMDLDKDLVQLFKQAPEDMPNALARELKRLNGDALNDPRVEILFDDAFNGVDKLIARELSFDAIIVDLPDPSHPDLNKLYSDFFYRKLNELLSADGAITVQSTSPYHAPHAFISVGKTMASAGFDVQQYHHNVPSFGEWGWSMATKSGDSPKQRLTKHLNLPADETWLTPGLILGAFEFPGDFYREKDEIKINKLNSLQLYQYHLADWSENR, translated from the coding sequence ATGGCGTTAGGGTTAAAAAACAATAAAACCACGGGTATTTCATGGCTGGATGATGCGCTGTTATTAGGCATAATGGCGTCATTGGCTGCCTGTGGTTTGATCTATGAATACCTGTTATCTCATTATGCTGGGCGTATTTTAGGGGCCCTTGAAGCCGCAATTTACACCATGATTGGCTTGATGATTGTCTCCATGGGTTTTGGCGCCTTTGCGGCGCGTAAAATTCGCTGCGCCTTCACAGGTTTTGTGGTGCTCGAGCTACTCGTCGCCTTATGTGGCTCCCTTGCTATCATAATCACAGCGGCGGTCATAGGTTTTGGTCAGCAATTTCCTTTGATGTTGGCCAATACCTTAGGCCTGCCCGCCGATCACCTCCCCGATGGCGGCTTTATTGCCAAGCTGCAAAACCTAAGTGAATATTTACCCTATTTATGGGGGCTTATTCTCGGTTTAATGATTGGCATGGAAATCCCCTTGATTGCTCGGGTACGTCAATCTTTATCAGAGGCACATTTGCTCCACAATGCGGGCACTATTTATGGCGCCGATTATCTCGGAGCAGGTATTGGCGCTGCCATCTGGGTCGCGTTTATGCTGGCCATAGATATTCAGCTCGCAGCAGCGCTCACCGCCAGTGTGAACCTGTTAGCAGGGCTAGTATTTATCTGGCGCTTTTGGGAGCAAATTGTTCGAGTCAGACTCTTACTGGCACTGCACTTCGTGGTGGGACTCATCTTAATTCTGTTGGCTTGGCAAGGGCCAAGTTGGGAGCAAGACTTTAATAACTTACTCTATAAAGATAAGGTGGTTTACGCTAAAGCCACCCGTTTCCAGCAGCTCAATATTACCGAGCGCCTTCGAGGCCAAGGCTTGGCGCCAGTGTATTCGCTGTACATCAATGGCCGGCTGCAGTTTTCCAGTAGCGATGAGCACATCTACCACAGCTTTTTAGTCCACCCGACATTAGCCGCCAGTGCGCGGCAGCAAAAAGTACTCATCATTGGCGGCGGCGATGGCTTAGGCTTAAAGCAAGTGCTTAAGTGGCAACCAGAACAAGTCGTCTTGATGGATTTAGACAAAGATTTAGTCCAGCTGTTTAAACAAGCTCCAGAAGATATGCCAAATGCCCTAGCCCGTGAGCTTAAGCGGCTTAATGGGGATGCCTTAAACGATCCTAGGGTTGAAATCCTCTTCGATGATGCCTTTAACGGTGTCGATAAACTGATTGCCAGAGAGTTAAGCTTCGATGCCATCATTGTCGACTTGCCAGACCCAAGCCATCCTGATCTAAACAAGCTATATTCCGACTTTTTCTATCGAAAGCTCAACGAATTGCTGAGCGCCGATGGCGCCATTACCGTGCAGTCGACCTCGCCCTATCATGCCCCCCACGCGTTTATTTCAGTGGGTAAAACCATGGCATCGGCAGGTTTTGATGTGCAGCAGTATCATCACAATGTCCCAAGTTTTGGCGAATGGGGCTGGTCCATGGCGACGAAATCTGGCGATAGCCCTAAGCAAAGGTTGACCAAACACCTTAACTTACCCGCTGATGAAACTTGGTTAACACCAGGATTGATCTTGGGGGCTTTTGAATTCCCCGGTGATTTTTACCGTGAAAAAGATGAAATAAAAATAAACAAACTCAATTCATTACAGCTTTATCAGTACCATTTAGCCGACTGGTCAGAGAATCGATAA
- a CDS encoding DUF350 domain-containing protein has product MTLFQDLGLTQELMIILAIDLSIAVILLTLMRYLQGWSVKVNSSVELAERDNFAFGISTAGAIAALGIVLTGAITGEAASSYATEAIGMTSYGLFGLVLIKLGRFLHDKIALNELDKNAEILKGNVSVALVDASVAIATAIIIRSVLMWAEDITLDTFIAIFSAFIISQFILVLLTRLRERRYAKRNQDASMQQAFVTGQTALAIRHSGYLIAMALSFNAASHFITYDPSAYVTNIIGWMIFSLIMLVVLSLLITLVKALVLARINLAQEVEQQHNIGIAAVEMAISIAIALLLTALMA; this is encoded by the coding sequence ATGACATTATTTCAAGACTTAGGCTTAACCCAAGAGCTGATGATTATTCTCGCCATAGACTTAAGCATAGCGGTGATCTTGCTTACCTTAATGCGCTATTTACAAGGCTGGAGCGTTAAGGTCAACAGCAGTGTAGAACTTGCCGAGCGCGACAATTTTGCCTTTGGTATAAGTACAGCGGGCGCCATTGCCGCCTTAGGCATAGTCCTCACTGGGGCGATTACTGGCGAAGCCGCTAGCTCCTATGCAACCGAAGCCATTGGCATGACAAGTTACGGCCTGTTTGGCTTAGTGCTAATCAAGCTTGGGCGCTTCTTACACGACAAGATTGCCTTAAATGAATTAGATAAGAATGCTGAAATACTCAAAGGCAATGTTTCGGTTGCCTTAGTCGATGCCTCGGTTGCCATCGCAACCGCCATCATCATTCGCTCTGTATTGATGTGGGCTGAGGACATTACCTTAGATACCTTTATTGCTATCTTCAGTGCCTTTATCATTTCCCAGTTTATTTTAGTGCTGCTGACCCGCCTGCGTGAACGTCGCTATGCCAAGCGTAATCAAGACGCTTCTATGCAACAAGCCTTTGTGACTGGCCAAACCGCGCTCGCCATTCGTCACAGTGGCTACCTTATTGCCATGGCGTTAAGCTTTAATGCCGCAAGCCATTTTATTACTTATGATCCCAGCGCCTATGTCACTAATATCATAGGTTGGATGATATTCTCCTTGATCATGTTAGTGGTGCTTTCGCTATTGATAACCTTAGTGAAGGCCTTAGTGCTTGCTCGCATCAACTTAGCCCAAGAAGTGGAGCAACAACACAATATCGGTATCGCTGCGGTAGAAATGGCCATTAGCATTGCCATAGCGTTACTGTTAACGGCATTGATGGCGTAA
- the glnE gene encoding bifunctional [glutamate--ammonia ligase]-adenylyl-L-tyrosine phosphorylase/[glutamate--ammonia-ligase] adenylyltransferase codes for MPVPSQRHKVYPAPLAQASAEYWTVLTQAWPDALHQLTEVQQDELKTILGLSDFIAKQLCRHPEWVLTLFQQGLLDEVDRQAFDRELHKLLANVSDEEQVKKVLRDYRNLHMVRLAWRDFMDYGSLEAALLDLSALAEALVIAGRDWLYKQMCMQYGTPSDSQGQPQPLLILGMGKLGGRELNFSSDIDLIFTFPEHGETLGARRAQTNQEFFIRMGQKLINLLNQVTVDGFVFRVDMRLRPYGESGPLVVSFSGLEDYYQEQGRDWERYAMVKARALGPWNGYSDELHALLKPFVYRRYIDFSAIDSLRRMKQLIAQEVRRRQLTDNIKLGAGGIREVEFVVQSFQLIRGGREPALRQQSLFGAIDVLYSLGQLEYLAVDELKHSYVLLRRVENLLQAIDDKQTQTLPNRTLDWQRLCYGLDRVNESDLRTHIEMAMGLIHQHFNATVGGNDSQEQSEHWTVQLWNLQQDEHAQALLDEQQIEDDELWPLLSHWRAMVAKRTIGPRGRDTLDKLMPRLLDELTGMMKPSQAFKPVAQVLDQILTRTTYLELLCENPGARQQLVSLCCASPWVAKELANFPMLLDELIDPTQLYDTTSIDDYPAELRLYLLRVPEDDMEQQMEALRQFKLSQQLKIAAADVTGVLPVMQVSDHLTFLAEAIIEQVVHQAWHQVASRHGVPAGTSLDNMGFAIIGYGKLGGIELGYGSDLDLVFLHQNDLFGITDGERSIEAKLFYLKLAQRIVHLFATRTTSGELYDVDMRLRPSGESGLLVSDIEGFYQYLQTEAWTWEHQALVRSRFVFGSGAMAARFNDIRAAVLSMTRERTELAKAVRDMRTKMRDHLLKVGIDEFDLKQSPGGIADIEFIGQYMVLAHASEHSELTLWSDNVRIFEVLADLEILPVMQAQLLTQTYCWLRDENHRLTLQHAKGVLAKDSVSHKTGPVLELYQGILNPSKA; via the coding sequence ATGCCTGTACCTAGTCAGCGCCACAAAGTTTATCCGGCCCCTTTGGCACAGGCATCGGCAGAATATTGGACTGTGCTCACCCAGGCTTGGCCTGACGCCCTGCATCAGCTTACTGAAGTGCAGCAAGATGAACTGAAAACGATTTTAGGCTTGAGTGATTTTATTGCCAAGCAACTATGCCGTCATCCAGAGTGGGTACTGACCTTGTTTCAGCAAGGACTGTTAGATGAGGTGGATAGGCAGGCTTTCGATCGTGAGCTACATAAATTACTCGCCAATGTCAGCGACGAAGAACAAGTAAAAAAAGTCCTCAGGGATTATAGAAACCTGCATATGGTGCGCCTCGCGTGGCGAGACTTCATGGACTATGGCAGTTTAGAGGCGGCGCTATTAGACTTATCGGCACTGGCCGAAGCCTTAGTGATAGCAGGGCGAGATTGGCTTTATAAACAAATGTGCATGCAATACGGTACCCCCAGTGATAGCCAAGGCCAACCACAACCTTTACTTATATTAGGCATGGGCAAACTTGGCGGCCGTGAATTAAATTTCTCATCCGACATAGACTTGATTTTTACCTTCCCTGAACATGGCGAAACCTTAGGGGCACGGCGCGCGCAAACTAATCAAGAATTTTTTATTCGCATGGGACAAAAGCTGATTAACTTGCTTAATCAAGTTACGGTCGATGGGTTTGTGTTTCGAGTCGACATGCGGTTGCGACCTTACGGCGAGAGTGGCCCCTTGGTGGTGAGCTTTAGTGGTCTTGAAGATTATTACCAAGAGCAGGGCCGTGACTGGGAGCGTTATGCCATGGTTAAGGCCCGTGCCCTTGGTCCTTGGAATGGTTACAGTGATGAGTTGCACGCCTTACTTAAGCCTTTCGTTTATCGTCGTTATATCGATTTTTCCGCCATTGATTCACTGCGTCGAATGAAGCAATTAATTGCCCAAGAAGTGCGTCGTCGCCAGTTGACCGACAACATTAAATTGGGCGCTGGCGGCATTCGCGAGGTGGAATTCGTGGTGCAGAGTTTTCAGCTTATCCGTGGTGGCCGCGAGCCCGCACTTAGGCAACAGAGCCTATTTGGCGCCATAGATGTGCTGTACAGCTTAGGCCAGTTGGAATACTTGGCGGTTGATGAATTAAAGCACAGTTATGTGTTGCTGCGCCGAGTGGAGAATCTGCTGCAAGCCATAGATGATAAGCAAACCCAAACCTTGCCTAATCGAACCCTAGATTGGCAGCGGCTTTGTTATGGCTTAGACAGGGTTAATGAGTCGGATTTACGCACTCATATTGAAATGGCGATGGGGTTAATTCATCAGCATTTCAATGCCACAGTGGGCGGGAATGATAGCCAAGAGCAGAGTGAGCATTGGACTGTGCAGTTATGGAATCTTCAACAAGACGAGCATGCACAGGCGTTACTGGATGAGCAGCAAATAGAAGATGATGAACTCTGGCCATTACTCAGTCATTGGCGCGCCATGGTGGCTAAGCGCACCATAGGCCCAAGAGGTAGAGACACTTTAGATAAGTTGATGCCAAGGCTGCTAGATGAACTCACAGGCATGATGAAGCCAAGTCAGGCCTTTAAACCTGTAGCACAGGTGTTAGATCAAATTTTGACCCGCACCACCTACCTTGAACTCTTGTGTGAAAACCCCGGCGCGCGGCAGCAGCTCGTCAGCCTGTGCTGCGCTAGCCCTTGGGTAGCGAAAGAATTGGCTAATTTCCCCATGTTGCTGGATGAGCTTATTGATCCCACCCAGCTTTACGATACCACCTCCATCGATGACTACCCTGCAGAACTTAGGCTGTATCTGCTGCGAGTGCCAGAAGATGACATGGAGCAGCAAATGGAGGCACTGCGCCAATTCAAATTGTCACAGCAATTAAAAATTGCCGCCGCCGATGTCACTGGGGTGTTGCCTGTGATGCAAGTGAGCGATCACTTAACTTTTTTAGCGGAAGCCATCATAGAACAAGTGGTTCATCAGGCTTGGCATCAGGTGGCCAGTCGTCATGGCGTGCCTGCGGGCACTAGCCTAGATAATATGGGCTTTGCCATCATAGGTTACGGTAAGCTTGGGGGAATTGAACTCGGTTACGGTTCAGATCTTGATTTGGTGTTTTTGCATCAAAACGACCTATTTGGGATCACAGATGGCGAGCGCTCCATAGAAGCTAAGCTGTTTTACCTTAAATTAGCCCAAAGAATAGTGCATCTATTTGCCACCCGTACCACCTCCGGTGAACTCTATGATGTGGATATGCGACTTCGACCCTCAGGGGAGTCTGGACTTTTGGTGAGTGACATCGAAGGCTTTTATCAGTATCTGCAAACTGAAGCTTGGACCTGGGAGCATCAGGCCTTAGTGCGTTCACGGTTTGTGTTTGGCTCAGGCGCCATGGCGGCGCGTTTTAATGATATTCGCGCTGCCGTGCTTAGCATGACTCGGGAACGGACTGAGCTTGCCAAAGCGGTGCGGGATATGCGCACTAAGATGCGCGATCATTTGCTCAAAGTTGGCATAGATGAGTTCGATTTGAAACAAAGCCCAGGTGGTATTGCTGATATCGAGTTTATTGGGCAGTACATGGTGCTGGCTCATGCAAGCGAGCATAGTGAGCTCACGCTTTGGTCCGACAATGTACGGATTTTTGAAGTCTTAGCGGATCTTGAAATATTGCCTGTGATGCAAGCGCAATTATTAACCCAAACCTATTGTTGGCTCAGGGATGAGAATCATAGATTAACCTTACAGCATGCTAAAGGGGTGTTGGCAAAGGATAGTGTAAGCCATAAAACAGGGCCTGTGCTTGAACTCTATCAAGGGATCCTTAACCCTTCCAAGGCGTAA
- a CDS encoding sodium-dependent bicarbonate transport family permease produces the protein MPDIVIAFFSLGLLAGLIKSDLKVPKATYETLSILLMLTLGLKGGMALHGQTHTLDYLELLTIVAMGLIIPLSLYPLLLKLIKLPRTDAISIAAHYGSVSAGTFAVVMAMVEFSHLPIKPETTLYLVLLELPAIIVMLWLYRHLQAKDSTDAGNSTNSSVLHEAMTSRGVVLLCGGVLIGWVYGTEGMAPITPMLLGGFKTLLALFLLEMGITTAKVCFPLPYKQWRLLAFAGVAPFVLAWVGILIGLLLELPQGSTLVLAGLSASASYIAAPAAIKAAIPDANIGLAMLASLGITFPVNVLIGLPLYQHWIAQFY, from the coding sequence ATGCCTGATATCGTCATTGCCTTCTTCTCTCTTGGATTGCTCGCTGGACTGATTAAGTCAGATCTTAAAGTGCCCAAGGCCACTTACGAAACCTTGTCTATCTTGCTGATGCTGACGCTGGGATTAAAGGGCGGCATGGCACTTCACGGTCAAACCCACACCTTAGATTACCTTGAATTACTCACCATAGTTGCCATGGGGTTGATTATTCCCTTGAGCCTATACCCGCTGTTGCTTAAGCTCATTAAGCTACCGCGCACCGACGCCATCAGCATTGCGGCCCATTATGGTTCGGTCAGCGCGGGCACCTTCGCCGTGGTCATGGCCATGGTCGAATTTTCTCATCTGCCTATAAAGCCTGAAACCACCTTATATTTAGTCTTACTGGAATTGCCGGCCATCATTGTCATGTTGTGGCTGTATCGCCATTTACAGGCGAAAGACAGCACTGACGCAGGAAACTCAACGAATTCCAGCGTACTCCACGAGGCCATGACAAGTCGTGGCGTTGTGCTGCTCTGCGGCGGGGTATTAATTGGTTGGGTTTACGGTACTGAGGGTATGGCCCCTATCACCCCTATGTTATTGGGCGGATTTAAAACCTTGCTGGCATTATTTCTACTGGAAATGGGCATCACTACGGCAAAAGTCTGCTTCCCGCTGCCTTATAAACAATGGCGTTTATTGGCATTTGCAGGCGTGGCGCCCTTCGTTTTAGCCTGGGTTGGGATCTTGATAGGGTTGTTACTAGAGTTACCTCAAGGTAGCACCTTAGTGTTGGCGGGCCTAAGTGCCAGTGCCTCTTACATTGCCGCTCCTGCTGCGATAAAAGCCGCAATACCCGATGCCAATATTGGCCTCGCTATGCTCGCTTCCTTGGGGATCACTTTCCCTGTCAACGTGTTAATTGGCTTGCCCTTATATCAACATTGGATAGCCCAATTCTATTAA
- a CDS encoding substrate-binding periplasmic protein, whose product MAFGESIPPFSFPDTDSGIEIEIISAALAVHGHSIKPSYLPLARVPFNFKQGKVDAAMTDLGEDMHALGAYYGDPAVLYDNVFISLEERNLTIKNPQDLRGLNIVSFQGAHKRYPEWLTMGKNNGLYAEHFRQENQALLLERGHFDLVLSDINIFKYYQIQAQQRLGVRFKAVKFHHFISVDPNDYRPVFWQKQIRDNFNDGLKKIKLTGEYQAIYDKYLLAPMAALDGGKNTDSSE is encoded by the coding sequence ATGGCTTTTGGGGAGTCTATTCCTCCATTTTCATTTCCAGATACTGACTCTGGGATTGAAATTGAAATCATCAGCGCAGCCCTTGCTGTTCACGGTCACTCCATTAAACCCAGTTACCTCCCCCTAGCTCGCGTGCCTTTTAATTTTAAACAAGGCAAAGTGGATGCCGCTATGACTGACTTAGGTGAAGATATGCACGCCTTAGGCGCCTATTATGGCGATCCCGCTGTGCTGTATGACAATGTATTTATTAGCTTAGAAGAGCGAAATCTAACCATAAAAAATCCACAGGATTTACGCGGTTTAAATATAGTCTCTTTTCAAGGTGCTCATAAGCGCTACCCAGAGTGGTTAACTATGGGTAAAAACAACGGTTTGTATGCCGAACACTTTAGGCAAGAAAACCAAGCCTTATTGTTAGAGCGCGGTCATTTTGATTTAGTACTCAGTGACATTAATATTTTTAAGTATTACCAAATCCAAGCTCAACAACGCTTAGGAGTGAGATTTAAAGCGGTCAAGTTTCACCATTTTATTAGCGTAGACCCTAATGATTACCGCCCAGTATTTTGGCAAAAGCAAATTCGAGATAATTTTAACGATGGCTTGAAAAAAATAAAACTCACTGGGGAATACCAAGCCATCTACGATAAGTATTTACTTGCCCCCATGGCGGCACTTGATGGTGGCAAAAATACAGACTCCAGCGAGTAA
- a CDS encoding bactofilin family protein, with translation MATNSGLIRFFSQKQSKRSDVTFIGVDAQLQGEIQLKGGALIAGRIQGRLSSTSHVKVELSGVIEGDVYCKELKVCGLVKGRVFCDKLIIVSSGVVDGELACQQMEIYHGGQFIGTRTSVSQEEIVQESAVVTDMGISQTLEEELLAMTQEAKEIKPTLSETSPNSLNLAS, from the coding sequence ATGGCGACAAATTCTGGGTTAATAAGGTTTTTTTCTCAAAAGCAGAGCAAACGTTCGGATGTGACTTTTATTGGTGTCGACGCTCAATTACAAGGTGAAATCCAATTAAAGGGCGGTGCATTAATCGCTGGAAGAATACAAGGAAGATTAAGCTCAACAAGTCATGTCAAAGTGGAATTGTCTGGGGTGATTGAGGGTGATGTTTATTGTAAAGAGCTTAAGGTTTGTGGACTAGTCAAAGGAAGGGTTTTCTGTGACAAGTTAATTATCGTCAGCTCAGGTGTTGTCGATGGTGAGCTGGCATGCCAACAAATGGAAATCTACCATGGCGGCCAGTTTATCGGTACTCGCACGTCGGTGTCACAAGAAGAAATCGTTCAAGAATCTGCTGTGGTTACGGATATGGGGATCAGTCAAACATTAGAAGAGGAATTGTTGGCAATGACACAAGAGGCTAAAGAAATTAAGCCTACACTAAGTGAAACGAGCCCAAATAGTTTAAACTTGGCCAGCTAA
- a CDS encoding L,D-transpeptidase family protein — MINPLRSALIAVSALFMSSAVAVEYPLPAKNSNLVGENQYYVVPEGKLTLEAIATKFQLGLTNLLEANPGVDPFLPKPGSTLVIPHQLILPNAPREGIVINVAEMRLYYYPKGKNIVEVLPIGIGQIGKDTPEKWVTTVQRKRANPTWTPTPRIRKEYLAKGEVLPAVWPAGPDNPMGLFALYIGNLYAIHGTNATFGIGLRISQGCIRLRDADIEHLFNSVPEGTRVEFTNQPIKASEEPDGNRYLEVHQPLSRTMAEYESAEPVGLSMHRDIAKFVAHADTDSFVLKRLLEQRNGIPTRINQ, encoded by the coding sequence ATGATTAATCCGCTCCGCTCTGCCCTAATCGCTGTTTCGGCCCTTTTTATGAGCTCTGCTGTGGCTGTCGAATACCCGTTACCAGCCAAGAACAGTAACTTGGTAGGTGAGAACCAATATTATGTGGTCCCCGAAGGCAAGTTGACCTTGGAAGCCATTGCCACTAAATTTCAGCTGGGATTAACTAACCTGCTGGAAGCTAATCCAGGTGTTGACCCTTTCTTGCCAAAACCTGGAAGTACCTTAGTGATCCCGCACCAGTTGATTTTACCTAACGCCCCCCGTGAAGGCATAGTGATCAATGTGGCTGAAATGCGCCTCTACTATTACCCTAAGGGTAAAAATATCGTTGAAGTTTTGCCTATCGGAATAGGACAAATTGGTAAAGACACCCCTGAAAAATGGGTGACTACAGTGCAGCGTAAGCGTGCTAACCCAACCTGGACACCGACACCGCGCATTCGTAAAGAGTACCTTGCAAAAGGTGAGGTGCTACCTGCAGTTTGGCCAGCAGGTCCTGACAACCCAATGGGACTGTTTGCACTTTACATAGGTAATTTGTATGCCATCCACGGTACCAATGCCACCTTTGGTATTGGTCTGCGCATCAGCCAAGGCTGTATTCGTTTACGTGATGCCGACATCGAGCACTTATTTAATAGCGTACCTGAAGGCACACGCGTGGAGTTCACTAACCAGCCTATCAAGGCCAGTGAAGAGCCTGATGGTAATCGTTACTTAGAAGTGCATCAGCCACTGTCACGGACTATGGCTGAATATGAGTCAGCTGAACCTGTGGGACTTAGCATGCATAGGGATATAGCAAAGTTTGTTGCGCATGCGGACACAGATTCTTTTGTGTTAAAACGCTTGCTCGAACAACGTAACGGCATCCCTACTCGCATCAATCAATAA